The Candidatus Krumholzibacteriota bacterium sequence CGCGGTGTTTCCCGGGTGGGGAACGGCTCATACCGATCACGGGACGGCCGCGTTCTCCGATTTCCTCTCGCTGGCGGCGTCCGGATGCGCCCTTTACCGGGAAGACCGGGAGGCGAGGCACCTCGAGAACCGGCTCGACGTCATCGACGGCGCGATCGGGGCGGATCCGGAACGCGAACGGATCCTCGAGGGCGTCCGCTGGATCGCCGCGACCGATCTCGACGCGCAGAAGCGCCACCGCGACCGGCTCCTCGCGGTAACGGTCGCGCTCTACGCCCACCAGTTGATCGATCCCTTCCTTCTCTCACCGCCTCCCCGCGTCAGGCCCGTGCCAGGGAAGAAGGCCGCGGCGATAGGCTCGAGTCGCCGGAGCGTGCCGAAAGCCCTCTTCTTCTCGCTTCTCAGGCCGGGACGCGGCCAGTTCTACCAGGGCAAAAAGATGCGCGGCTTCCTCTTCGAAACGGTGACCGCGGCGGCCGCGTTCCTCGCGCTCGATTACCAGGTGAATCTCGATTTCGATACGGCGAGATACGAGGAGGCGCGGCGCAGACTCGCGGCTGCAGCCGACGAATCGGACCGCAGGCTCATCGATGCCGAGGCGTCCCGATTCCTGGACGACGCGGATGAGGCGGAATTCTTCCGTAACATCTCCCTTGGCGTTCTCGCCGGTTTCTGGGGACTCAGCCTTTTCGATACCCTGCTCCCCGGCAAAGAAAACGGGGAGGCACGCTGGGCGGTGGAAGCGCGGCAAACGGGCTTCGCCGTCGTTCTCCGCTTCTGATTCGACCGCACATCACCTGTTTCCGACACTCTTGACAACCGGGGAAAACTCGTATAAAGTAAAGCACAGGCGCGTATAGTCGGCGACAGGGACTCGCCCTCGATGGACGCCTCGATTCGAAGCGGCTCACAATCTGGGGAAAAATTCATTGGGCAGTCGAATTAGTGGGGGTTTTTGCCCATAATTCGCCGGATATATAGGGGTAATCCCCTATCGCCGGAGATGCCCCGCGTATTGTTTGCATTTAATAACGCTTATCATTATAAGATGTTACGCCTTCCGTCTCAACGGGATTCTCGGGGTGTCACTGGTGGAGCCATGACGGGGTACGGAACTTGCCATGATCATATGCCATAGAGGTCTATTCGTGTCCGGTGAACCCTCGGAGGGGTGAATAGAGAGATGGCAGGAGAGTTCAAAGGTTCGTATTACCGTCACGAGATGGGCGTTTCGTCGAGCGCGGCGCAACGGCTTCCCTACCAGCGCGGCCTCGATCCCGTTCACGACGAGATATCGTGGCTCGGGGAAGAGGTGCGGCGCCGGGGCTTCGAACGGGCCGTGCGGATCGCCCGGGTCAAGCGTGTATTCGACATCCTGTTCGCCGCATCGGCCCTTGTCCTGCTCTCCCCGGTTCTCCTCGTCGCCGCCGCGATCGTCAAGGCCGAATCGCCCGGCCCCGTCTTCTTCACGCAGGAGCGGATCGGCCTGAATCGTCGACGCGGCGACCGCCGGAGATCGGCCGTGCTCGCCGGCATGGAACGGCGGCGGAACGACCGGCGCACGTCCATACATGCGGGGCGCCCGTTCAGCATCCTCAAGCTGCGGACGATGCGAAGCGACGCCGAGAAGGACGGTCCCGCCCTCGCGCAGGAGAACGATCCGCGCATCACCCGGGCCGGCAGGTTCCTGCGGAAGACGAGGATCGACGAGATCCCCCAGTTCCTCAACGTGATCCGGGGGGAGATGAGCATCGTCGGGCCGCGTCCGGAACGTTCCTTCTACATCAACCGTATCAAGCAGGATCTCCCGGAATTCCCGCTGCGGCTCTCGGTCAAGCCGGGGATCAC is a genomic window containing:
- a CDS encoding sugar transferase, whose amino-acid sequence is MAGEFKGSYYRHEMGVSSSAAQRLPYQRGLDPVHDEISWLGEEVRRRGFERAVRIARVKRVFDILFAASALVLLSPVLLVAAAIVKAESPGPVFFTQERIGLNRRRGDRRRSAVLAGMERRRNDRRTSIHAGRPFSILKLRTMRSDAEKDGPALAQENDPRITRAGRFLRKTRIDEIPQFLNVIRGEMSIVGPRPERSFYINRIKQDLPEFPLRLSVKPGITGLAQVENGYTQSLDEMRGKLFFDLKYITGMSLFQELSILLRTVLVVVTGKGAC